Proteins co-encoded in one Granulicella cerasi genomic window:
- a CDS encoding acylphosphatase — protein sequence MIDVLRSVSAIVTVILVQPAALLEPINFAVTMDAANRRVVVLLIMVRLRAVKHSAKLRLGMVLHFLIRGRVQGVGFRWFVHREAAELGLSGWVRNTESGEVEAVASGDAKELAELRKSLRKGSRGSRVDAVIEHELAESEAEGLGPFHIEGAW from the coding sequence GTGATCGACGTGTTACGCAGCGTCTCCGCGATTGTTACTGTGATTCTTGTGCAACCAGCGGCGCTGCTGGAGCCCATAAACTTTGCTGTAACAATGGATGCCGCTAACCGCCGGGTTGTTGTGTTGCTGATTATGGTTCGGTTGCGTGCCGTGAAACACTCTGCGAAACTGAGACTCGGCATGGTGTTGCACTTTCTCATTCGCGGTCGCGTTCAGGGCGTTGGTTTTCGTTGGTTCGTCCATCGAGAAGCGGCCGAGCTTGGCCTGAGCGGATGGGTACGCAACACCGAAAGCGGCGAGGTCGAAGCGGTCGCTTCGGGCGACGCCAAGGAACTTGCCGAACTGCGCAAATCACTGCGCAAAGGATCGCGCGGCAGTCGCGTCGACGCAGTCATCGAGCATGAGCTCGCGGAGTCCGAAGCCGAAGGGCTCGGACCGTTTCACATTGAAGGAGCCTGGTAA
- a CDS encoding energy transducer TonB has protein sequence MNKLRAVACCVFSCCAFLSTSAFAFESKAEKIAAATERLKAIEVMNSLDGEDMKPWHLKYSYTLHDGAEKSSSGTIEEWWVSRDKWRQVRTEDGKTSVRMRVGGHSYISNDAAPMPAALQTLQDAIVHPVQYASANGQPLEPTQENHKFGSLELSCVMRARHANTEDTVHLGLFPTFCVAADNALRLTSTSGMNIVANLAGKFQGHAVATKLAGTRDGVALFGGTIEELRSKSEDTGDWSTTDLLERDHGLARIGSGVMAGQVISKVQPRYPPNARDHHISGAVVLHAVIGEDGHLRLIEPISFPSAELAFESVHTLSKWVYKPYLLNGVITEVETTVVMNFNLN, from the coding sequence TTGAATAAGCTCCGTGCTGTAGCCTGCTGCGTCTTTTCGTGCTGCGCGTTCCTTTCCACCTCCGCCTTTGCTTTCGAAAGTAAAGCGGAGAAGATCGCTGCGGCCACCGAACGCCTGAAGGCCATCGAGGTCATGAACTCCCTTGATGGCGAAGACATGAAGCCCTGGCACTTGAAGTACAGCTACACGCTGCACGACGGAGCCGAGAAGAGCTCTTCAGGCACGATCGAAGAGTGGTGGGTAAGCCGAGACAAGTGGCGGCAAGTGCGGACGGAGGACGGTAAGACCTCTGTGCGTATGCGTGTCGGCGGCCACTCTTATATCTCGAACGATGCAGCGCCTATGCCCGCGGCTCTGCAAACGCTCCAGGATGCCATTGTGCATCCGGTGCAGTATGCCTCTGCGAATGGTCAGCCGCTGGAGCCGACACAGGAGAACCATAAGTTTGGTTCATTGGAGTTGTCCTGCGTGATGCGTGCGCGACACGCGAACACGGAAGATACTGTGCATCTCGGGTTGTTCCCCACATTCTGTGTAGCCGCGGACAATGCGCTGCGCCTTACCTCGACGTCGGGCATGAATATCGTTGCCAATCTCGCCGGTAAATTCCAGGGGCATGCGGTAGCCACCAAGCTGGCTGGAACGCGTGATGGTGTTGCCCTCTTCGGGGGCACGATTGAAGAGCTCCGCTCCAAAAGCGAGGACACGGGTGATTGGTCGACGACCGATTTGCTGGAACGCGATCATGGTTTGGCCCGCATCGGTTCAGGCGTGATGGCTGGACAAGTGATTAGCAAAGTGCAGCCGCGTTATCCGCCGAACGCGCGCGACCACCATATCTCGGGCGCTGTCGTACTGCACGCAGTCATCGGTGAAGATGGTCACCTGCGCCTCATTGAACCGATCTCGTTCCCAAGTGCGGAGCTGGCGTTTGAGTCTGTGCACACGCTGTCGAAGTGGGTGTATAAGCCGTACCTGCTGAATGGCGTTATTACCGAAGTGGAGACTACTGTAGTCATGAACTTCAACCTCAACTAG
- a CDS encoding outer membrane beta-barrel protein yields the protein MQKLTATLCGAVALALLAAMPQKAAAQRSYDLGMMYTQERSKFVGANTSTNYFYLRGATIDLGYTFWKGIGVVGSGTGLAGTNLLTDIDIQHIEGTGGLRYTYNFGHITPTATNRKLGVFVEGKGGYTLATAGQYPVNGVVQNHASGLTYMGGGGVNLHAYQRFDVRLIDAQYVITKLPNGTTNQQNTLRLSAGINFHFGP from the coding sequence ATGCAGAAGCTTACAGCGACGCTGTGCGGCGCGGTGGCGCTGGCGCTGCTGGCGGCCATGCCGCAGAAGGCTGCGGCGCAGCGTTCGTATGACCTCGGCATGATGTACACGCAGGAGCGTTCGAAGTTTGTGGGCGCGAACACATCGACGAACTACTTCTATCTGCGTGGCGCGACGATCGATCTCGGCTACACGTTCTGGAAGGGCATCGGCGTTGTGGGCAGCGGTACGGGACTCGCCGGTACAAACCTGCTGACGGACATCGATATTCAGCACATCGAAGGAACCGGTGGCCTGCGCTATACCTACAACTTCGGCCACATCACGCCGACGGCCACGAACCGCAAGCTTGGCGTTTTCGTCGAAGGCAAGGGCGGCTACACGCTGGCCACTGCGGGGCAATACCCGGTGAATGGCGTGGTGCAGAACCATGCTTCGGGCCTCACTTACATGGGCGGTGGTGGTGTGAACCTCCATGCGTATCAACGATTTGATGTGCGCTTGATCGATGCGCAGTACGTCATCACCAAGCTGCCGAACGGCACCACGAATCAGCAGAACACACTGCGTCTCAGCGCTGGTATCAACTTCCACTTCGGCCCCTAG
- the efp gene encoding elongation factor P, giving the protein MAIPATQMRPGMIIKFKDDLHLVFSVEHRTPGNLRAFIQAKLRNIRTGAMFVERFRSPDPIDRVHVESIKMEFLYNDGDDYYFMDQETFEQTPLKRDTLGDAVEFLTANLQIEVSFHDGNPVGIELPTSVEMVVVETEPGIKSATASSVTKPAKMETGLVVQVPPFINEGERIKIDTAEGAYMSRA; this is encoded by the coding sequence ATGGCGATTCCCGCCACACAAATGCGTCCCGGCATGATCATCAAGTTCAAGGATGATCTCCACCTTGTTTTCTCCGTTGAGCACCGTACGCCCGGCAACCTGCGCGCTTTCATCCAGGCCAAGCTGCGCAACATCCGCACGGGTGCGATGTTCGTGGAGCGTTTCCGCTCGCCGGACCCCATCGACCGCGTGCACGTCGAGTCGATCAAGATGGAGTTCCTCTACAACGACGGCGACGACTACTACTTCATGGACCAGGAAACCTTCGAGCAGACGCCGCTGAAGCGTGACACGCTGGGTGATGCTGTGGAGTTCCTCACGGCAAACCTGCAGATCGAAGTCAGCTTCCACGACGGCAACCCCGTCGGTATCGAACTGCCCACCTCGGTGGAGATGGTTGTCGTTGAGACCGAGCCGGGCATCAAGTCGGCGACGGCTTCGTCGGTGACCAAGCCTGCCAAGATGGAGACCGGTCTCGTGGTTCAGGTGCCGCCGTTCATCAATGAAGGCGAGCGCATCAAGATCGACACCGCTGAAGGCGCTTACATGTCTCGCGCATAA
- a CDS encoding response regulator, translated as MNPTLFCIDDRKPYSTFFKTDGDEAENHAPAPRILVVDDEMLIADTIVQILNRNGFIAEAVYGGKEAIEAARRYCPEIVLSDVLMPLVDGVEAAIAIREICPETRVVLFSGQAATMEILSRARERGHDFELLPKPLHPTQLIKYLRDDSGSIR; from the coding sequence ATGAATCCGACGCTGTTCTGCATCGATGATCGAAAGCCTTATTCCACGTTCTTCAAGACCGATGGGGATGAGGCGGAAAATCATGCTCCGGCCCCGCGCATCCTCGTCGTCGACGATGAGATGCTGATCGCCGATACGATCGTGCAGATTCTGAATCGCAATGGCTTCATCGCCGAAGCCGTCTACGGTGGCAAGGAAGCCATCGAGGCCGCGCGCCGTTACTGCCCGGAGATCGTGTTGAGCGATGTTCTGATGCCGCTGGTCGATGGTGTGGAAGCGGCGATTGCCATCCGCGAGATCTGCCCCGAGACCCGCGTGGTGCTCTTCAGCGGACAGGCGGCCACCATGGAGATTCTTTCGCGCGCTCGCGAGCGCGGCCACGACTTCGAGCTGCTCCCCAAGCCGCTCCACCCCACGCAGCTCATCAAGTATCTGCGTGATGATTCAGGTTCCATCCGGTAG
- a CDS encoding adenine phosphoribosyltransferase: MAYEINCEPLKDLIRTVPDFPKPGILFYDITTLLKDPAGFAQLIDAFAAHYIGKGIDLVLGTEARGFIFAPAIAYRLNAGFVPVRKPKKLPAETAKVSYDLEYGSDSLEIHLDAVKPGQRVLLVDDLLATGGTMQATVQLVEKLGGKVEGIAFAIELDFLKGRNKLEGYDVYSLLHYND, encoded by the coding sequence ATGGCATACGAGATTAACTGCGAGCCTCTGAAGGACCTCATCCGCACCGTTCCCGACTTCCCCAAGCCGGGAATCCTCTTCTACGACATCACGACGCTGCTGAAGGACCCCGCAGGTTTCGCGCAGTTGATCGATGCGTTTGCGGCGCATTACATCGGTAAGGGCATCGACCTGGTGCTTGGCACGGAAGCGCGCGGCTTCATCTTTGCGCCTGCGATTGCGTATCGCTTGAACGCTGGCTTCGTGCCTGTGCGTAAGCCGAAGAAGCTGCCTGCGGAGACGGCGAAGGTAAGCTACGACCTCGAGTATGGCTCGGACTCGTTGGAGATTCACCTCGACGCCGTGAAGCCCGGCCAGCGCGTTCTGCTGGTGGACGATCTGCTCGCCACCGGTGGCACGATGCAGGCGACGGTGCAGCTCGTGGAGAAGCTCGGCGGCAAGGTCGAAGGTATCGCGTTCGCCATCGAGCTCGACTTCCTGAAGGGCCGCAACAAGCTCGAAGGCTATGATGTCTACAGCCTTCTGCATTACAACGACTAA
- a CDS encoding ATP-binding protein gives MDRTESQLRLLVDTGLQLAGSRTIDAAVAHALSASMKLSEAAFGGFIYKNFWSENEHDELHMTTGEEGDAFVDLLTERRADLLPHKQHNTLRLEEIHETAASDSLKRSSLKVCSYLAVPVFTRTGEQLGCIVLGHPAEHVFSAYTASLISTVASQAAGAMDNMRLTMDLRREAEQTVAALAAADSARHEQQVVSQRLQQALDAGRFGTWTWNRETKAIVFDELGARLFGVEPFAAIERDDLRMKRVHPEDLDRVPANVMDRLKDGDTYASELRILAQDDTVRWISISGIVVTDEHTGERVGLSGTVQDITERKNQEAALRQSEKLAATGRLAATIAHEINNPLEAVTNLVYLCKTDPTIPTSVQRLLETADNELARVSQIAQQTLGFYRDTTRPASIDLAELLHGVVDLFSRKMMSKRLQCTVKVDGDLRIFGLQGEIKQVFSNLLVNAIEASEVDTTIQIRGRIAQRSGINGVSVLMSDCGHGIPPEVQTRLFSPFFTTKQSLGTGLGLWVTRGIVEKQGGAIGFRTKTDPPTGTIFRVFLPAQIREVDAFGAPGSTFIQ, from the coding sequence GTGGATCGAACTGAATCACAACTCCGACTTTTGGTGGACACGGGCCTGCAGCTTGCTGGTTCGCGCACGATCGATGCCGCAGTGGCGCACGCGCTCAGCGCGAGTATGAAGCTGTCGGAAGCCGCCTTCGGTGGCTTCATCTACAAGAATTTCTGGAGCGAGAACGAGCACGACGAGTTGCACATGACCACCGGCGAAGAGGGTGACGCGTTCGTCGACCTGCTTACCGAACGTCGCGCGGACCTGCTCCCGCATAAGCAACACAACACCCTTCGCCTGGAAGAGATTCATGAGACGGCGGCCTCGGATTCGCTGAAGCGATCGAGCTTGAAGGTTTGCAGTTACCTTGCGGTGCCTGTCTTCACACGCACGGGCGAGCAGCTTGGCTGCATCGTGCTGGGGCACCCGGCCGAGCATGTCTTCTCTGCGTATACAGCGTCACTGATCAGCACGGTGGCCTCGCAGGCGGCAGGCGCCATGGACAACATGCGACTCACCATGGATCTGCGCCGCGAGGCTGAACAAACCGTGGCTGCGCTTGCTGCTGCGGACTCAGCACGACACGAGCAGCAGGTGGTTTCGCAGCGCCTGCAGCAGGCTCTTGATGCAGGACGCTTCGGCACATGGACGTGGAATCGCGAGACAAAGGCGATCGTCTTTGACGAGCTGGGCGCGAGGCTCTTTGGCGTGGAGCCGTTTGCAGCCATCGAGCGAGACGATCTTCGCATGAAGCGTGTGCATCCGGAAGACCTCGACCGGGTTCCTGCGAACGTGATGGATCGCCTGAAGGATGGGGACACTTACGCCTCTGAGCTTCGCATCCTCGCGCAGGACGACACCGTGCGCTGGATCTCCATCTCGGGCATCGTTGTCACGGATGAGCATACCGGCGAACGCGTTGGTCTCAGCGGCACCGTGCAGGACATCACCGAGCGCAAGAACCAGGAAGCGGCCCTGCGGCAGAGCGAAAAGCTCGCGGCGACCGGTCGTCTGGCAGCCACGATTGCGCACGAAATCAATAATCCGCTCGAGGCGGTTACGAACCTCGTCTATCTCTGCAAGACCGATCCGACGATCCCCACGAGCGTACAGCGTCTGCTGGAGACGGCAGACAACGAGCTTGCGCGCGTCTCGCAGATCGCGCAGCAGACGCTCGGTTTCTATCGCGACACGACGCGGCCAGCTTCGATTGACCTTGCTGAGTTGTTGCACGGCGTTGTCGATCTCTTCAGCCGCAAGATGATGAGCAAACGCCTGCAATGCACCGTGAAGGTGGATGGCGACCTTCGAATCTTTGGTCTGCAGGGAGAAATCAAGCAAGTTTTCTCCAACCTGCTGGTGAACGCGATTGAAGCTTCTGAGGTCGATACGACGATCCAGATTCGCGGGCGCATTGCCCAGCGATCGGGCATCAACGGCGTCTCGGTTTTGATGAGCGATTGCGGTCATGGCATCCCGCCGGAGGTGCAAACGCGCCTCTTCTCGCCGTTTTTCACGACGAAGCAGTCGCTCGGCACCGGCCTCGGGCTGTGGGTGACGCGGGGCATCGTGGAGAAGCAGGGCGGCGCCATTGGCTTCCGCACGAAGACCGATCCGCCCACCGGAACGATCTTCCGGGTCTTCCTTCCGGCGCAAATCCGGGAGGTAGATGCGTTCGGTGCCCCCGGTTCAACCTTTATCCAGTAG